GGCAAACACGCGCACATAGGCCGGATCGACCGCCGGGCCGGTGCGGGCAAAGGTTTCGGACACCTCGCCGGGCTGGATCATGCCGATGAACTGGACACTCATGAAAATTCCTTCAGGTAAAGCGCTGCAAGTAGCGGGTTTTACCTGCGACGATAGAAGGAACCGGCCCGCCCGCCAACGAAGAAAACCGCGTGTCTAAATTCGGTTTTGGCATGAGCCCGCAGGCGTGCTGAAAACACCGTGGATTGCCGGGCTGCGCACGCATTGGCAAGATTTTCATCTCGCCTCATTGCTATTTAAAACATAGCTAACCATGCATGCTGCACTTGCGCAAATGCACTAAAATTCTTGAAACTTTTCAAGCTTGCCACTCAGGCGGCCGGAAGATAGACCTTGCGCAACAGACTTATCAGGGTTTTGCGCTCGGCTTGGCTCAAGCGCGAGGTGGCATCGATTTCAATCGCACTGGCCGTCTGCTCGGCCAATGGGAGCGTGGCCTTTCCCGTTTCGGTCAGATGCAGGCCTTGCGCGCGGCGGTCGGTCGGGTGATCGCGTTTTTCCAGCATGCCGAGCTTTTCCAGGTGCTTGATCATGCCGACCAGGTTGGGCGGCAGGATGTCCAGGGTGGCGCACAACTGGCGTGAAGTGATTCCCGGGTTGTGGCCGATGAGCGTGAGGACCGAAAACTCGACCGGACGCAGGCCGAATTGCGCCATTCGCGGCAGGAATTCTGCAATCACCACAAGCGCGGCGCGACGGGCGTTGTAACCGATCAGGGTTTCCAGAAAGGACGTGTCCATCCGATCTGCGGCCTCGCCGGCCTGAACGGGCGCCTTCGCTGTTCGCGCTGGCTGGCGGACAGGGGTCGGGTTGCGCAGTGCCTGGGTGATCGATTTTTCGGCCATGGTGCCTGACAAATAAGGCCGGATGAGGGTGGAACCGCCATCATAGCCGGGGCGCTTCATGCCTTGAGGGCCTCCAGGACCATGCCGTGGCGCATGGCCAGCTCGGGCCATACCCAGCGAACGAACGCCTGGCTACCGTTCCCAGGCGTACCGGCCGCGTCCAGGCGGCTCCAGGCCCAAGCCATCAATGCAATCGTCGTTGCGCGCAAAAAATCACCGGCAACCGGGTAAAGCTTTTCCGGCGCAGCGCCGCCGCTGGACTCGATGGCGGCCAGAAGATCACGCAAGCGGGCAAAACCTTCTTGCGTGCGTTGAGCCGATGCCGAGTTGCCATCCTGCAGATCGGCTTGCAGTCCATTGAGCACGGCACCCAGGCCCCTGCCCTGGTCGGTCAACACCTTGCGAAACAGCAGGTCTTGCGCCTGGATTTCGTTGGTGCCTTCATAAATCATGGCCACGCGCGAGTCGCGCACGATCTGCTCAATCCCCCACTCGCGCACATAGCCATGGCCGCCAAAGACCTGCAGGCAGTCGCTGCTGCCGTGAAAGGCTTGGTCGGTCCAGCTGGCCTTGAGCACCGGGGTGACCAGCGCGCACCACTGGCTGGCCTGCTGGCGGCGCGCAGGGTCCGGGTGGTGTCTGGCCACATCCAGTTCAATGGCCGTCTGGTAGGCCAGCAAGCGTCCGGCATCGACCCAGGCGCGCTGGGTGTCGAGCAGGCGCTGCACGGCCGGGTGCCGGATGATCAGGTCGGCGGCGTGCGACGGGTCGCGCGGACCCGGCGCACGCATCTGCCGGCGCTCCTGCGCATAGGCATCGGCCTTTTGCCAGGCGGCATCGAGCAGGCCGACCCCCTGCAGGGCCACATGCAGGCGCGCCGCGTTCATCATCAGGAACATCGCGTTCAGTCCCTTGCCCTGCTCGCCCACCAGCCAGCCGGTGGCCTGATCAAAGCGCATCACGCAGGTCGGGCTGCCGTGCAGGCCCATTTTTTCTTCAACGCGCTCGCAGAACACCGCGCTGCGGCTGCCGTCCTCGTAGAACTTGGGCACCAGGAACAGCGACAGGCCCCTGGGGCCGGGCGGGCTGTCCGGCAGGCGGGCCAGCACCAGATGCACGATGTTGTCGCTCAGGTCATGTTCGCCGCCCGAGATGAATATCTTGGTGCCGCTGATCTGGAAGCTGCCGTCCGGCTGCGGCACGGCCCGGGTGCTGGCCAGGCCCAGGTCGCTGCCGGCATGGGG
This DNA window, taken from Polaromonas hydrogenivorans, encodes the following:
- a CDS encoding MarR family winged helix-turn-helix transcriptional regulator — protein: MKRPGYDGGSTLIRPYLSGTMAEKSITQALRNPTPVRQPARTAKAPVQAGEAADRMDTSFLETLIGYNARRAALVVIAEFLPRMAQFGLRPVEFSVLTLIGHNPGITSRQLCATLDILPPNLVGMIKHLEKLGMLEKRDHPTDRRAQGLHLTETGKATLPLAEQTASAIEIDATSRLSQAERKTLISLLRKVYLPAA
- a CDS encoding acyl-CoA dehydrogenase family protein; this translates as MNTYQPSAAAASFMLFDVLRAQDTLGQLPALAESADTDLMRQVLEEAGKFVGEVVAPLNRDGDEIGARFKDGAVTMPPGFRAAYQAFWQAGWPALSGAPEDGGQGLPVVLEMVLYEWLSAANHGWTMAPGLLHGAYECIKHHASSELKARYLDKVASGEWLATMCLTEPHAGSDLGLASTRAVPQPDGSFQISGTKIFISGGEHDLSDNIVHLVLARLPDSPPGPRGLSLFLVPKFYEDGSRSAVFCERVEEKMGLHGSPTCVMRFDQATGWLVGEQGKGLNAMFLMMNAARLHVALQGVGLLDAAWQKADAYAQERRQMRAPGPRDPSHAADLIIRHPAVQRLLDTQRAWVDAGRLLAYQTAIELDVARHHPDPARRQQASQWCALVTPVLKASWTDQAFHGSSDCLQVFGGHGYVREWGIEQIVRDSRVAMIYEGTNEIQAQDLLFRKVLTDQGRGLGAVLNGLQADLQDGNSASAQRTQEGFARLRDLLAAIESSGGAAPEKLYPVAGDFLRATTIALMAWAWSRLDAAGTPGNGSQAFVRWVWPELAMRHGMVLEALKA